The nucleotide window TTGGTGAGAACATCGGAACGGCTGCAAGGGCCATGGCGAATTTCGGTCTTGTGGATCTGCGGATCGTAAATCCACGTGACGGATGGCCGAGCGAAAAGGCACGGGCTGCCGCGAGCCGAGCTGACCATGTCATCGAAAAGGTTCAGGTGTTCGAGAGTGTCGAAGCCGCGATCGCAGACCTGCGATTTGTCTATGCGACAACGGCGCGATCGCGCGAAGTGCCCAAGCCAGTGCGCGGACCGGACGAAGCGGCGCAAAAGTCCGTGTCACTTGGGGACCAGGGGCACGCTACCGGCTATCTTTTCGGACGCGAACGATGGGGCTTGAACAACGAGGAAATAGCCCTGGCGGACGAAATTGTCACTTTGCCGGTCGACCCCGACTTTGCATCCTTGAATATCGCACAGGCTGTGCTGGTCTGCGCCTATGAATGGCGCAAGACGGCAACATCGGGTGCGCTGCCGTTTCTCCTGTCCGAAGAGGAACATCCGCCGGCAACGAAAGACAACATTCTCAGGTTCTTTGAGCATCTTGAAGGTGCATTGGACACGGCCACTTTCTTTCGTCCACCCGAGCGTCGTCCTCACATGGTGCGAACTTTGCGGAACATATTTCAGAAAGCAGAACTGACTGAACAGGAAGTTCGTGCATTGCGCGGGGTGATTGCCTCGCTCGAAGGACGTCAGACCCGACCGCGCAAGGAGCGCGGAGACACTGGCAACGAGGAGTAGGGGGCTTTGCGGGCGTGACGAGGCCGGTTCTGATATTCGATTCAGGTCTTGGTGGGCTCACGGTCCTGCGCGAGGCGCGGTATCTGTTGCCAGATGAGCCCTTGCTCTACGTCGCAGACGATGCCGCGTTTCCCATTGGCCGTTGGCCCGAACCAGAGCTCAAAGCCCGCCTCCTTGCTCTTTTTGAAAGGCTGATTGAGGCGCATCAGCCAAAAGCGGTGGTCATTGCCTGCAACACGGCTTTCACGCTTGCCGGCAGCGATCTTCGCAGCGCCCATCCGGACGTGCCCTTCGTCGGCACGGTTCCGGCGATCAAACCAGCGGCGGAGCAGACGTCTTCAGGTCTCATTTCCGTTCTGGCGACACCCGGCACGGTCCGCCGGACCTATACAAGAAGCCTCATCGACAGTTTTGCCAGCCAGTGCCACGTACGCCTGGTTGGTTCCGATCTTCTTGCCGAGTTCGCTGAAAGGCATCTGCGTGGTGACACCGTCGGCGATGGTGACCTTCTGACAGAAATTGAAGACTGCTTTCTTGAACGCGATGGCAAGCGCACAGACATCATTGTGCTGGCCTGTACGCATTATCCATTTCTTGCGAACAGATTTCGCAAGATTGCCCCCTGGCCCGTGGACTGGCTTGACCCGGCAGAAGCCATTGCGCGGCAACTGATGCGGGTCGTGGGTGATGCACACCCGCGTTCAGCTGGCCGCATTCAAGACCGAGCGATCTTCACGTCGCAGCCTGATAATCCAGCCTTGGAACGGCTTCTTGCCGGGTTTGGACTGACCTTGCTGAAAGGCGGGTCTCCTGCTTTTGACTGAGCTGGTAAAGTCAAATTTTGGGCATGTCTTCGGCAATGAGTTGAAAGATGGCAGGTGGGTCGCCTTGAGATTCAGGCCGCCAGAAACTTGACTGCCAGACCGTCGTCGGACCGCTTGGCCGCACGTTTCAGAGCGATAATCTCGGTATTCAGCTTGTTGGGCGGGATCCTTAAACCCTTTGGAAGGGTCAGGATTGAAATCGAACATTGCAACAAGGGGAATTGGCGAGTGGTGCCGAAGCGGTCCTGCGCCACCATAAAACCTTGCGCGCGGTGTTCAGCGTCATAAAAGCTTTCAACATCTACCTGGAAGGCTCGTTTGAGCGCCAGCATACGTGCCGCGACATCGGTCTGATCCGCGTTCATGAAGCCTGCGAAGAAATCGTCGCCGCCGAGATGGCCATGAAACGTGTCTGTTCCGGATACGTGGCGCTGCACCAACTCTCCGAAAAGGATAATTGCCCTGTCGCCCTGACGATAGCCGTAAGTATCGTTGAAGGGTTTGAAATTGTCGAAATCCATGTAGCACAAGTGCCGATCGTGTGTGCTCTTGCGCGCGCAATCCGAGATGAACTTGGTGATTGCACCATTACCCGGCAGCCGCGTCAGCGGGTTTTGATCCTGAGCTTCCTGCAAACGCTTGGCATGTATGATTTTCAGAAGAGATGTCGCCGAAAGGAAACCGCAATAGCGGAAATTTTCAGTGATGATGATCCCATCTGAATTGATCGACGAGGCAAAGGTCACCAGAAGCATGTCGGCGTTGCTGTCAATATCGGCAATGGGGCAGGCGCGCACAAATGAGCGCAAGGGAAAGTCGAGCGCTGCCTTGGCGTCGTCATCATCCGGTCCACCTGAATACAGATAGGCTTTCAGATCCCGCTCATGGATAAGACCCCGCGGTTCGTTGTTGGCATCAAGAACAGGGATGACGCTGGAGTCCTGATTGTGCACGACCATGTCGAGCAGTTCATTCATCGAAGCGTTGAACTGTATGGTCGGCAAGTTCAAGAGCTCATTACGGATCCTGTCTTGTTCCTCCCGCCGTTTGCGTCCGATGCCAGGGGCCCGGACATGTTCATAGAACAATTTCGCGTGCGCAGCCTTTTGAAAAGGTTTGGCGACGAACTGGCCCTGGATGAGATCGCAGCCCGCTTCCCGGCAAGCCTTGAATTCCTGTTCAGTTTCCACGCCTTCCGCGATCACTCGAGAGCCCAGAACATGCGCAAGATTTGCCACGGTTGTAACAAACAGCTTCCTGCGGGCGTCACTGTCGATGTCGTTTAGGAAAAAGCGATCGATCTTTACATAGTCAGGCGACATGTCGTGCAGCAGGCGCAACTCGGAAGAGCCCCGGCCGAAATCGTCGAGTGTGATGAGGAACCCGAGCTGGCGCAGATCATTCAATGCGTGATGTGCAAGGTCGGTAAAAGCTTCCTGATGGCGTTCGGAAAACTCCAGGCAGATCTGATTGGTGCTGAGACCGAGCTCGGACACGATCTCACCCAGGCCAAGACGAGGGTCGCCTTCCTCACCAAGATTGCGGCCGTCCAGTTTGAAGTAAAGCTTGGTTCCCTGCGCTATTCTAAGGTCTTGAAATCGCAGGAGCGCCTTGCGGAAGAGTTCGGTTTCCAACTGGGCCAGAAACCCGAGCGCATGGGCTTGCCTGATCAGGTCTCCAGGTGAGGGAGCATGGCCGAATTCGGCGTTTCGAACTTGAGCCTCATAGCCGTAAACGACGCCGGTTCCGATATCCGCGATCGGTTGCAAAGCGAAGTCCAGAACACTCAGCATTTCATCACGCGTCCGGAAAAGCACGTCTGTGCTTTCCAAATCAGCCTGTTGAACTGAATGGCGATTCGCTGACATCCGAGATCCTATACTCAAGGTCCAACTTCCCAAAGGTACGTTAAGTTTCGAGGAAGTTAGGACCGTGCGTTACTGATATTATTCCCAAGGGTTGTAACGTTGATTGTATAGTGAAAAACTGCAATTAAGATTTTCTAAATGTATGCATTAATTTGCCTGTTTTATGGGCGGCCGGTCGAAAATCGCAGTTTGTCGTCAATTGCCGGTTCGATATACGCCTGATTGTCCCACAAATTCTTGGGTTTAGGGTCTTTTTGAACGAGTTTGACCCGTCGCACATTGACATTCCAGGGACCTGCCTGTACATCCGCGCGGTCCGGCGGGTTTTGCCTTCCGGCACTACGCACCCGTGGGTATTCCGGCCGGCGCCGTCTAGCCGGGTCCCTGTCGATCGGAGCAGAGCGCTTTGCGTTGTGTGAAGATAAAGGAGGGCGCGTTTCCTTTTTAGAACAACAACGCGAATTCAAAGGAAACCGCGATGTCAAAGCGCCACAGCGTTAAGTACAAAATCGACCGCCGGATGGGCGAAAACATCTGGGGTCGTCCGAAGAGCCCGGCAAACAAACGTGAATACGGCCCGGGTCAACACGGACAGCGCCGCAAAGGCAAACTGTCTGACTTCGGTGTTCAGCTCCGCGCAAAGCAGAAGCTGAAAGGCTATTACGGCAACATTTCCGAGAAGCAGTTCCGCAAGGTCTACAGCGAAGCATCACGTCTCAAGGGCGATACTTCCGAAAACCTGATCGGCCTTCTGGAGCGCCGTCTTGATGCAATCATCTACCGCGCCAAATTCGTCCCGACTGTTTTTGCTGCTCGTCAGTTCATCAACCACGGTCATATCAAGGTCAATGGCAAGCGCGTCAATATCCCGAGCTACCAGCTGCGCCCGGGTGATGTGATCGAAGTTCGCGAAAAATCCAAGCAACTCGCACTGGTTCTGGAAGCTATCCAGTCCGCAGAACGCGATGTGCCGGATTACGTTGATGCAGACCACAACAAGATGACTGCTACCTACAACCGGATCCCCGGTTTTTCCGATGTGCCTTACCCGGTACAGATGGAACCGAACCTGGTCGTCGAATTCTATTCGCGCTAACAGTCGTCGAATATTCGATTTCGGAAAATTTGAAAGGCCCGCCAAACCGGCGGGCCTTTTTGTGTTTGGAGATCGTCAATACTTCGCGTCTGAATACGAAGTGTACCAACTGATATCGGCTTAGATGTCGTTTCGTGGAATGCGTAACAGCTGACCCGGAAAAATCAGGTTGGGATCGCTCAAGATGTGCTGGTTGGCCTCGAAAATCGGCTGAAAATTGGAGTTGCCATATTGATCCTGGGCAATTTTTGTCAGCGTATCACCGGGCTTTACAGTATAGGGCTGCCATCCTCCGTAACCCGGCATTATCTTCGGCCCGAAAAGGACCGGAATAACGACTGAGGGGCCGTTTTCGTTCCCGGTGTCGTCGGCAAGTGTCAGGAACAAACGGTTCAGCTGGAAACTGTTGGTGTCCGGGATATCTATGGATCCCTGAAATTGCCTCAGACCAAGCGCGCCAACCGTTGTGAAGGATGAATACTCATCGTGTCCTTCAGAGACACGGATACTCAAGGTGCCCTCAAACGCTGCAGCGTTTCCGGCGATCATGATTTTGGAGCCTACAAGATCAAATGGTTGAGGCTGCTGAATGTCGAGCGTAACAGTCAAAACAATACCCTCCTCCTGAGTAACCTCAGGACCTATGTGTCACCCCCCAGCAAGCACTCATCACACTACAATGCTTTCGCGGGTAAATGAAAGTTACAACCTTTGGTTCTATCCTGCATTGCAGCGCCGGTCGGCACATTCCGTTGTCTGCTTCAGATTGAAAGGAAACCAGAGATTGAAATTTTCGAAAGTTAGCCAAATTCTTGTGTTTGGGTTAAAACCATAGGCGCAACTCAGCCGTGCATCTTTTGACGGTTTATGGAGGGGGAAAATCATGAGTGAAAAATTGGAGGTTGTTAAGTCCTGGTTTGAACGCGTCTGGGCGCAGGAAGATGAGGGAGCTATCGAAGAGCTC belongs to Roseibium porphyridii and includes:
- a CDS encoding RNA methyltransferase, with translation MSKNANIREEARAVTAKPPAVILCEPQLGENIGTAARAMANFGLVDLRIVNPRDGWPSEKARAAASRADHVIEKVQVFESVEAAIADLRFVYATTARSREVPKPVRGPDEAAQKSVSLGDQGHATGYLFGRERWGLNNEEIALADEIVTLPVDPDFASLNIAQAVLVCAYEWRKTATSGALPFLLSEEEHPPATKDNILRFFEHLEGALDTATFFRPPERRPHMVRTLRNIFQKAELTEQEVRALRGVIASLEGRQTRPRKERGDTGNEE
- the murI gene encoding glutamate racemase, with the protein product MTRPVLIFDSGLGGLTVLREARYLLPDEPLLYVADDAAFPIGRWPEPELKARLLALFERLIEAHQPKAVVIACNTAFTLAGSDLRSAHPDVPFVGTVPAIKPAAEQTSSGLISVLATPGTVRRTYTRSLIDSFASQCHVRLVGSDLLAEFAERHLRGDTVGDGDLLTEIEDCFLERDGKRTDIIVLACTHYPFLANRFRKIAPWPVDWLDPAEAIARQLMRVVGDAHPRSAGRIQDRAIFTSQPDNPALERLLAGFGLTLLKGGSPAFD
- a CDS encoding EAL domain-containing protein, with translation MSANRHSVQQADLESTDVLFRTRDEMLSVLDFALQPIADIGTGVVYGYEAQVRNAEFGHAPSPGDLIRQAHALGFLAQLETELFRKALLRFQDLRIAQGTKLYFKLDGRNLGEEGDPRLGLGEIVSELGLSTNQICLEFSERHQEAFTDLAHHALNDLRQLGFLITLDDFGRGSSELRLLHDMSPDYVKIDRFFLNDIDSDARRKLFVTTVANLAHVLGSRVIAEGVETEQEFKACREAGCDLIQGQFVAKPFQKAAHAKLFYEHVRAPGIGRKRREEQDRIRNELLNLPTIQFNASMNELLDMVVHNQDSSVIPVLDANNEPRGLIHERDLKAYLYSGGPDDDDAKAALDFPLRSFVRACPIADIDSNADMLLVTFASSINSDGIIITENFRYCGFLSATSLLKIIHAKRLQEAQDQNPLTRLPGNGAITKFISDCARKSTHDRHLCYMDFDNFKPFNDTYGYRQGDRAIILFGELVQRHVSGTDTFHGHLGGDDFFAGFMNADQTDVAARMLALKRAFQVDVESFYDAEHRAQGFMVAQDRFGTTRQFPLLQCSISILTLPKGLRIPPNKLNTEIIALKRAAKRSDDGLAVKFLAA
- the rpsD gene encoding 30S ribosomal protein S4, producing the protein MSKRHSVKYKIDRRMGENIWGRPKSPANKREYGPGQHGQRRKGKLSDFGVQLRAKQKLKGYYGNISEKQFRKVYSEASRLKGDTSENLIGLLERRLDAIIYRAKFVPTVFAARQFINHGHIKVNGKRVNIPSYQLRPGDVIEVREKSKQLALVLEAIQSAERDVPDYVDADHNKMTATYNRIPGFSDVPYPVQMEPNLVVEFYSR
- a CDS encoding LysM peptidoglycan-binding domain-containing protein; its protein translation is MTVTLDIQQPQPFDLVGSKIMIAGNAAAFEGTLSIRVSEGHDEYSSFTTVGALGLRQFQGSIDIPDTNSFQLNRLFLTLADDTGNENGPSVVIPVLFGPKIMPGYGGWQPYTVKPGDTLTKIAQDQYGNSNFQPIFEANQHILSDPNLIFPGQLLRIPRNDI